A genomic window from Vanessa tameamea isolate UH-Manoa-2023 chromosome 7, ilVanTame1 primary haplotype, whole genome shotgun sequence includes:
- the LOC113400758 gene encoding aminopeptidase N-like isoform X1 — MSLSTSRQQFLAYESHREQDIQYGRKGGIFISTCICISFIIFAVLTAILVGIIVYYITYFRVSQQTGEYWDDAEPFGQSSSPSPDLRLPTYVVPSFYRLKIKADLENSSFHGDVYITIKANKNVKEIILHSKNLSIKSNVTLTEQIYEKVETIHTTKKIKREVTNATAENNNVTTVNNETFVFNNTEETFKPITVGAHYTTTTQPIDTQVTHSHVRNIKITSVVLASGDRLILSLASALTPDVDYTLQLSFDGAIQNSLTGFYKSTYTENNEVRQLGVTQFEPTSARAAFPCFDEPAFKAKFEISIGHRQNISVLSNMRVATQETIEEEPGWQWTHFERSVNMSTYLVAYVLSNFKNLETSYLSKDNVTKPIRIWTRPALLSKANYALTIVPKLLSFYEDVFGLPYALDKLDLIAIPDFSSGAMENWGLITFRETTLLFDEKEGIPREKQNVAIDIAHELAHQWFGNLVTMRWWNDLWLNEGFATYIEYIGVDHVSPAWSSLQAFTRDKMDLLRSDALRNTSPVSRRVRDAAEIAQKFDEISYSKGASLIRVLNHTLSADLFRSGLLAYLDEWKYQNAEENDLWNAMSNATKSDPNFKDLSVVEFMNTWTRQPGYPVVNVHRNYTTGSVIFQQKLFTSSKDGIIKPDRLWHIPISFTTLDTPTSNWTTGPKLWLKDRTITTTLPLNATQALYVNVDAIGYYRVNYDQKNWELLSAGLKSGAVDNPILKAQLIDDAFNLAKVGQLNYSYALGLTTCVIDGEDSRIVWELLLNNMAFLKHNLRATSGYTYFQDYMNIILKKQLERLNYGLDQPKDDNESFLVENLVVWECLMESPRCLQWARRLFEDWTSRPDMNDNPIPNYLRSLVYNMAIKYGGRREFDLLWDMFENSTDPNVKSLIISNLPSTRDESLLNLLLERSLGPLGAQFATSAWGAEPPAGARAAQRFLLRHFARVQARFAAVDAFSFQAVLNGAFGFMTAQDELDRMKQFALKHKEELKPMSQTLQKIVDSATLRINWIKEYSEGINQWFKDYVIAHKADKSKTATATPGLTGNDTFINETETITTSSP; from the exons ATGTCTTTATCGACGAGTCGTCAACAATTCCTAGCGTATGAATCTCATAGAGAACAGGATATACAATATGGAAGAAAAGGAGGCATATTTATTTCAACGTGCATATGCATCAGCTTCATTATCTTCGCAGTATTAACAGCTATACTTGTCGGCATAATTGTAtactatattacatattttagg GTGTCACAACAAACTGGGGAGTATTGGGACGATGCTGAACCATTTGGACAATCTAGTTCACCATCACCAGACCTTCGACTTCCCACCTATGTAGTGCCAAGTTTctacagattaaaaatcaaAGCAGACCTGGAAAACTCCTCATTCCATGGAGATGTTTACATAACTataaaagctaataaaaatgttaaagaaataattctACACTCAAAGAACCTCAGTATTAAGTCAAATGTTACCTTAACTGAACAAATCTATGAGAAAGTTGAAACAatacatacaacaaaaaaaataaaaagagaagtAACAAATGCAACCGcggaaaataataatgtaacaacAGTCAATAATgaaacttttgtatttaataatacagaaGAGACATTTAAACCTATAACAGTCGGAGCTCATTACACAACAACAACGCAACCAATTGATACTCAAGTGACGCATAGTCATGTGCGTAACATCAAAATTACCTCTGTCGTTTTAGCTTCTGGTGATAGACTTATTCTGTCCCTCGCATCAGCCCTCACACCCGATGTGgattatacattacaattgtCATTCGATGGTGCTATACAAAATTCATTAACAGGCTTTTATAAAAGTACTTACACTGAAAATAATGAAGTCAG ACAACTTGGAGTCACTCAGTTCGAACCAACCTCAGCCAGAGCAGCATTCCCATGTTTTGATGAACCAGCTTTCAAAGCAAAGTTTGAGATCAGTATTGGACACAGACAGAATATATCTGTTCTATCCAATATGAGGGTTGCCACTCAAGAAACAAT TGAAGAAGAACCAGGTTGGCAATGGACCCACTTCGAAAGATCTGTAAATATGTCCACATACCTTGTTGCGTACGTCCTGTCGAATTTCAAAAACTTAGAAACTAGTTACCTCAGTAAAGATAATGTCACGAAGCCAATCCGTATTTGGACGAGACCAGCTTTACTATCCAAAGCAAATTACGCATTGACAATTGTTCCCAAGCTATTATCGTTTTATGAAGATGTTTTCGGATTACCTTATGCTTTGGATAAACTGGACTTGATAGCGATACCGGACTTCTCCAGTGGAGCGATGGAGAATTGGGGATTGATCACATTTAG AGAGACGACTCTGTTGTTCGACGAGAAGGAAGGCATCCCGCGGGAGAAGCAGAACGTGGCCATCGACATCGCCCACGAGCTAGCTCACCAGTGGTTTGGGAACCTAGTCACCATGCGCTGGTGGAACGACCTCTGGCTGAACGAGGGCTTCGCCACCTACATCGAGTACATCGGCGTCGACCAC GTGAGCCCGGCGTGGAGCTCGCTGCAGGCGTTCACGCGCGACAAGATGGACCTGCTGCGCAGCGACGCGCTGCGCAACACGTCGCCCGTGTCGCGGCGCGTGCGCGACGCGGCCGAGATCGCGCAGAAGTTCGACGAGATCTCGTACTCCAAGGGCGCCAGCCTCATCCGCGTGCTCAACCACACGCTGTCCGCCGACCTGTTCCGCAGCGGCCTGCTCGCCTACCTCGACGAGTG GAAATACCAAAATGCTGAAGAAAACGACCTCTGGAATGCGATGTCGAATGCGACAAAATCAGACCCCAATTTCAAAGACCTGTCCGTTGTGGAGTTCATGAACACGTGGACCAGACAGCCGGGGTACCCAGTTGTCAACGTGCACAGAAATTACACCACGGGATCTGTCATTTTCCAgcag AAATTATTTACAAGCTCAAAAGATGGCATCATTAAACCCGATCGACTTTGGCATATACCGATCAGTTTCACCACCTTGGACACACCCACTAGCAACTGGACAACTGGACCGAAACTGTGGCTGAAAGATAGGACTATCACTACCACTCTACCATTGAATGCCACGCAAGCTCTGTACGTCAATGTCGATGCTATAG GCTACTACAGAGTAAATTATGATCAGAAGAATTGGGAGCTCCTCAGCGCAGGCCTCAAATCGGGCGCCGTCGACAACCCGATACTGAAAGCGCAGCTCATCGACGACGCCTTCAACCTGGCCAAAGTGGGCCAGCTGAACTACAGCTACGCGCTCGGCCTCACCACGTGCGTCATCGACGGAGAGGACTCCAGGATCGTATGGGAACTGTTGCTGAACAACATGGCCTTCTTGAAACATAACCTACGAGCGACTTCCGGTTATACTTATTTTCAG GATTACATGAACATAATTCTCAAAAAACAATTGGAGCGACTGAACTACGGACTAGACCAGCCCAAGGACGACAACGAATCGTTCTTGGTGGAGAACCTTGTGGTGTGGGAGTGTCTCATGGAATCTCCGCGCTGTCTGCAGTGGGCACGACGACTCTTCGAGGACTGGACCAGCAGACCAGATATGAATGACAATCC CATACCAAACTACCTCCGTTCTCTCGTCTACAACATGGCGATCAAGTATGGCGGACGGAGGGAATTCGACTTACTGTGGGACATGTTCGAGAACTCAACGGACCCGAATGTTAAGAGTTTGATAATCAGCAACCTGCCGAGTACAAGGGATGAATCGTTACTGAATCT GCTGCTGGAGCGCTCGCTGGGCCCGCTGGGCGCGCAGTTCGCCACGAGCGCGTGGGGCGCGGAGCCGCCggcgggcgcgcgcgcggcgcagCGCTTCCTGCTGCGGCACTTCGCGCGCGTGCAGGCGCGCTTCGCCGCCGTGGACGCCTTCTCCTTCCAGGCCGTGCTCAACGGCGCCTTCGGGTTCATGACGGCGCAGGACGAGCTCGACCGC ATGAAACAGTTCGCGTTGAAACACAAGGAGGAGTTGAAGCCGATGTCGCAAACCTTACAGAAAATAGTCGACTCTGCGACTTTACGCATCAACTGGATCAAGGAGTACTCGGAAGGGATCAACCAGTGGTTCAAAGACTACGTCATTG ctcACAAGGCGGATAAATCGAAAACAGCCACGGCAACACCAGGTTTAACAGGAAATGACACCTTCATTAATGAAACCGAAACGATTACAACTTCTAGTCCCTAA
- the LOC113400758 gene encoding aminopeptidase N-like isoform X2 — MYIFLWYFLFYSVICVTKSVSQQTGEYWDDAEPFGQSSSPSPDLRLPTYVVPSFYRLKIKADLENSSFHGDVYITIKANKNVKEIILHSKNLSIKSNVTLTEQIYEKVETIHTTKKIKREVTNATAENNNVTTVNNETFVFNNTEETFKPITVGAHYTTTTQPIDTQVTHSHVRNIKITSVVLASGDRLILSLASALTPDVDYTLQLSFDGAIQNSLTGFYKSTYTENNEVRQLGVTQFEPTSARAAFPCFDEPAFKAKFEISIGHRQNISVLSNMRVATQETIEEEPGWQWTHFERSVNMSTYLVAYVLSNFKNLETSYLSKDNVTKPIRIWTRPALLSKANYALTIVPKLLSFYEDVFGLPYALDKLDLIAIPDFSSGAMENWGLITFRETTLLFDEKEGIPREKQNVAIDIAHELAHQWFGNLVTMRWWNDLWLNEGFATYIEYIGVDHVSPAWSSLQAFTRDKMDLLRSDALRNTSPVSRRVRDAAEIAQKFDEISYSKGASLIRVLNHTLSADLFRSGLLAYLDEWKYQNAEENDLWNAMSNATKSDPNFKDLSVVEFMNTWTRQPGYPVVNVHRNYTTGSVIFQQKLFTSSKDGIIKPDRLWHIPISFTTLDTPTSNWTTGPKLWLKDRTITTTLPLNATQALYVNVDAIGYYRVNYDQKNWELLSAGLKSGAVDNPILKAQLIDDAFNLAKVGQLNYSYALGLTTCVIDGEDSRIVWELLLNNMAFLKHNLRATSGYTYFQDYMNIILKKQLERLNYGLDQPKDDNESFLVENLVVWECLMESPRCLQWARRLFEDWTSRPDMNDNPIPNYLRSLVYNMAIKYGGRREFDLLWDMFENSTDPNVKSLIISNLPSTRDESLLNLLLERSLGPLGAQFATSAWGAEPPAGARAAQRFLLRHFARVQARFAAVDAFSFQAVLNGAFGFMTAQDELDRMKQFALKHKEELKPMSQTLQKIVDSATLRINWIKEYSEGINQWFKDYVIAHKADKSKTATATPGLTGNDTFINETETITTSSP, encoded by the exons atgtatattttcttatggtattttttattttattcagtgaTTTGTGTAACTAAAAGT GTGTCACAACAAACTGGGGAGTATTGGGACGATGCTGAACCATTTGGACAATCTAGTTCACCATCACCAGACCTTCGACTTCCCACCTATGTAGTGCCAAGTTTctacagattaaaaatcaaAGCAGACCTGGAAAACTCCTCATTCCATGGAGATGTTTACATAACTataaaagctaataaaaatgttaaagaaataattctACACTCAAAGAACCTCAGTATTAAGTCAAATGTTACCTTAACTGAACAAATCTATGAGAAAGTTGAAACAatacatacaacaaaaaaaataaaaagagaagtAACAAATGCAACCGcggaaaataataatgtaacaacAGTCAATAATgaaacttttgtatttaataatacagaaGAGACATTTAAACCTATAACAGTCGGAGCTCATTACACAACAACAACGCAACCAATTGATACTCAAGTGACGCATAGTCATGTGCGTAACATCAAAATTACCTCTGTCGTTTTAGCTTCTGGTGATAGACTTATTCTGTCCCTCGCATCAGCCCTCACACCCGATGTGgattatacattacaattgtCATTCGATGGTGCTATACAAAATTCATTAACAGGCTTTTATAAAAGTACTTACACTGAAAATAATGAAGTCAG ACAACTTGGAGTCACTCAGTTCGAACCAACCTCAGCCAGAGCAGCATTCCCATGTTTTGATGAACCAGCTTTCAAAGCAAAGTTTGAGATCAGTATTGGACACAGACAGAATATATCTGTTCTATCCAATATGAGGGTTGCCACTCAAGAAACAAT TGAAGAAGAACCAGGTTGGCAATGGACCCACTTCGAAAGATCTGTAAATATGTCCACATACCTTGTTGCGTACGTCCTGTCGAATTTCAAAAACTTAGAAACTAGTTACCTCAGTAAAGATAATGTCACGAAGCCAATCCGTATTTGGACGAGACCAGCTTTACTATCCAAAGCAAATTACGCATTGACAATTGTTCCCAAGCTATTATCGTTTTATGAAGATGTTTTCGGATTACCTTATGCTTTGGATAAACTGGACTTGATAGCGATACCGGACTTCTCCAGTGGAGCGATGGAGAATTGGGGATTGATCACATTTAG AGAGACGACTCTGTTGTTCGACGAGAAGGAAGGCATCCCGCGGGAGAAGCAGAACGTGGCCATCGACATCGCCCACGAGCTAGCTCACCAGTGGTTTGGGAACCTAGTCACCATGCGCTGGTGGAACGACCTCTGGCTGAACGAGGGCTTCGCCACCTACATCGAGTACATCGGCGTCGACCAC GTGAGCCCGGCGTGGAGCTCGCTGCAGGCGTTCACGCGCGACAAGATGGACCTGCTGCGCAGCGACGCGCTGCGCAACACGTCGCCCGTGTCGCGGCGCGTGCGCGACGCGGCCGAGATCGCGCAGAAGTTCGACGAGATCTCGTACTCCAAGGGCGCCAGCCTCATCCGCGTGCTCAACCACACGCTGTCCGCCGACCTGTTCCGCAGCGGCCTGCTCGCCTACCTCGACGAGTG GAAATACCAAAATGCTGAAGAAAACGACCTCTGGAATGCGATGTCGAATGCGACAAAATCAGACCCCAATTTCAAAGACCTGTCCGTTGTGGAGTTCATGAACACGTGGACCAGACAGCCGGGGTACCCAGTTGTCAACGTGCACAGAAATTACACCACGGGATCTGTCATTTTCCAgcag AAATTATTTACAAGCTCAAAAGATGGCATCATTAAACCCGATCGACTTTGGCATATACCGATCAGTTTCACCACCTTGGACACACCCACTAGCAACTGGACAACTGGACCGAAACTGTGGCTGAAAGATAGGACTATCACTACCACTCTACCATTGAATGCCACGCAAGCTCTGTACGTCAATGTCGATGCTATAG GCTACTACAGAGTAAATTATGATCAGAAGAATTGGGAGCTCCTCAGCGCAGGCCTCAAATCGGGCGCCGTCGACAACCCGATACTGAAAGCGCAGCTCATCGACGACGCCTTCAACCTGGCCAAAGTGGGCCAGCTGAACTACAGCTACGCGCTCGGCCTCACCACGTGCGTCATCGACGGAGAGGACTCCAGGATCGTATGGGAACTGTTGCTGAACAACATGGCCTTCTTGAAACATAACCTACGAGCGACTTCCGGTTATACTTATTTTCAG GATTACATGAACATAATTCTCAAAAAACAATTGGAGCGACTGAACTACGGACTAGACCAGCCCAAGGACGACAACGAATCGTTCTTGGTGGAGAACCTTGTGGTGTGGGAGTGTCTCATGGAATCTCCGCGCTGTCTGCAGTGGGCACGACGACTCTTCGAGGACTGGACCAGCAGACCAGATATGAATGACAATCC CATACCAAACTACCTCCGTTCTCTCGTCTACAACATGGCGATCAAGTATGGCGGACGGAGGGAATTCGACTTACTGTGGGACATGTTCGAGAACTCAACGGACCCGAATGTTAAGAGTTTGATAATCAGCAACCTGCCGAGTACAAGGGATGAATCGTTACTGAATCT GCTGCTGGAGCGCTCGCTGGGCCCGCTGGGCGCGCAGTTCGCCACGAGCGCGTGGGGCGCGGAGCCGCCggcgggcgcgcgcgcggcgcagCGCTTCCTGCTGCGGCACTTCGCGCGCGTGCAGGCGCGCTTCGCCGCCGTGGACGCCTTCTCCTTCCAGGCCGTGCTCAACGGCGCCTTCGGGTTCATGACGGCGCAGGACGAGCTCGACCGC ATGAAACAGTTCGCGTTGAAACACAAGGAGGAGTTGAAGCCGATGTCGCAAACCTTACAGAAAATAGTCGACTCTGCGACTTTACGCATCAACTGGATCAAGGAGTACTCGGAAGGGATCAACCAGTGGTTCAAAGACTACGTCATTG ctcACAAGGCGGATAAATCGAAAACAGCCACGGCAACACCAGGTTTAACAGGAAATGACACCTTCATTAATGAAACCGAAACGATTACAACTTCTAGTCCCTAA
- the LOC113400760 gene encoding transmembrane protein 181: protein MAIMDTANVGYSYHLPTGGWNYKIRNTLSQFSDLFSEFNKYIAPAYHHDRCERSVQMRIYSMHKGEFVMVFIAFFACFGLGVFIGLAGPSPTSTTSVSATSVVTNSSEIFRGPFRLRSPALGARVQQLWLLAEILTDNNDEEIFDKSFQISISIDGVLSDHTTINLIPESEATNRTQHLKCKKQVCEEVMVLHLGSLEYTHYILNMKFYGLKEFHKRYYIREIVFYFKTYNPAFTQMETWFRFIFLLTTFTVACWFAHTLRKYSTQDWAIEQKWLSILLPLLLLYNDPIFPLRLVSGGCFAPLLDTIFQTTFLACVLLSWLALYHGLRQNERGFVSFYLFKVIVVGLMWVPAMVVAVWQKYYAYYDPTFNYYMNPNYPVVKIMFFVAVTLYFLYLLVLIIKAYSDLRNMPFFDIRLRCLSIIVGTVTFITTILALHSWGPAALQDHWASQPKVHYDTSAPFMALYGLFNFKMYILAYLFSPGSGSIHETAITKDNPAFSMINDSDEEVIYGSDEESRRPLNSHSHRANSEDI from the exons ATGGCAATCATGGATACCGCAAATGTTGGATATTCTTACCATCTGCCTACAGGCGGATGGAACTACAAAATACGCAATACGCTGTCACAATTCAGTGATCTATTTAGCgagtttaataagtatattgcACCTGCATATCACCACGACCGCTGTGaaag ATCTGTCCAAATGAGGATTTATTCGATGCACAAAGGGGAATTCGTGATGgtttttatagcattttttGCTTGCTTCGGTCTGGGTGTATTTATAGGATTAGCAG GTCCGTCCCCAACGTCCACTACGTCGGTGTCCGCCACGAGCGTGGTCACCAACTCCAGCGAGATATTCCGCGGACCCTTCCGCTTGCGGAGCCCGGCGCTCGGGGCGCGCGTGCAGCAACTCTGGCTGCTCGCCGAGATACTCACCGACAACAACGATG AAGAGATATTTGATAAGAGTTTTCAAATAAGTATATCAATAGACGGCGTACTCAGTGATCACACGACCATTAATCTTATACCAGAGTCGGAGGCTACTAATAG gacCCAACATTTAAAATGCAAGAAACAAGTTTGTGAAGAAGTGATGGTTTTACATCTAGGTTCCTTAGAGTATACACATTACATTCTTAATATGAAATTCTACGGATTAAAAGAATTTCATAAGCGATACTACATACgagaaattgtattttat TTTAAAACCTACAACCCAGCATTCACTCAGATGGAGACGTGGTTCCGGTTCATATTTCTTCTCACGACGTTCACAGTAGCC TGTTGGTTCGCCCACACTCTAAGAAAGTATTCCACGCAAGATTGGGCCATCGAACAGAAATGGCTCTCTATATTATTGCCATTACTATTACTTTATAAtg ATCCAATATTTCCGCTACGCTTAGTATCTGGAGGATGTTTCGCGCCTCTGCTGGATACAATTTTCCAAACGACATTCCTGGCATGCGTACTGCTGTCTTGGCTCGCACTTTATCACGGCCTAAGACAA AATGAAAGAGGTTTTGTATCGTTCTACCTGTTCAAAGTGATCGTGGTAGGACTCATGTGGGTGCCCGCCATGGTGGTGGCGGTATGGCAGAAGTATTACGCGTACTATGACCCCACATTCAACTATTATATGAATCCTAATTACCCT GTAGTAAAAATCATGTTCTTCGTTGCTGTTACATTATACTTCCTATATTTGCTCgtacttattattaaagctTATAGTGATTTAAGAAATATGCCATTTTTTG ACATCAGACTGCGATGCCTATCGATAATCGTTGGTACAGTCACGTTTATTACTACGATACTGGCGCTCCACTCTTGGGGGCCGGCCGCCTTGCAGGACCACTGGGCTTCCCAGCCGAAAGTGCATTACGACACTTCCGCGCCGTTCATGGCTTTATACGGCCTTTTTAACTTCAAGATGTATATATTAGCTTATTTATTCTCTCCCGGAAGTGGTTCTATCCATG AAACTGCTATTACCAAAGATAATCCAGCTTTTTCTATGATCAACGACTCAGATGAAGAAGTTATCTATGGCTCTGATGAAGAAAGTAGACGTCCTCTTAATTCGCATTCTCATAGAGCCAACAGTGAAGATATatga
- the LOC113400761 gene encoding uncharacterized protein LOC113400761, whose amino-acid sequence MIANLPLLFANGNPTALSKISADELEKFITFMVTCSWGHDTAKDIRKPPWWPNDVVFTHPFVKPSEVPNDWEARLKHLVKRCYDYHKSAFLLVFSAQLARYPRKRLRYVDNRDHTTSLYYRPSSRLLVTFRNENLFYDRETPLDESDPQVKSADIYLCDNCDSHFDNLEVLTAHERLCNNENIPSSTCSGGLPEFLSALKLLPVGEKFEDRSSKGIEGDSRPKNARTAANIDRGPPYPFSSLAYMKNAKINAQRDTSYSRDRIERYCCTSTPISKNVVSKSKNQQFPIRYRRPIDYWQRRHVFPNQRNKKILDLNSQLLLLQCRPLTVDVYRMSMEKIQEYIENLQRESEMKCNGDKDIVFVDGLDTDQAIDIEMKSCDPLKRVDNDCEVIDLCSDDESPIVNENCDPRAGVTCVMRGGAVLRRTAATPQALPAEPCGARQRPLSSLILQPHPVILIAHTLNNLQTIALD is encoded by the coding sequence ATGATTGCCAATTTGCCGCTGCTCTTCGCTAATGGGAATCCAACGGCATTATCAAAAATCAGTGCCGACGAGTTAGAGAAGTTCATAACATTCATGGTGACATGTTCTTGGGGGCACGACACTGCGAAAGATATCCGAAAGCCTCCTTGGTGGCCAAATGATGTAGTATTTACTCATCCTTTTGTTAAACCAAGCGAAGTACCAAATGATTGGGAAGCGAGGTTGAAGCATTTAGTCAAAAGATGCTACGATTATCATAAGAGTGCTTTTCTCTTGGTTTTTTCCGCTCAGCTCGCCCGGTACCCGCGAAAGAGGCTAAGGTATGTCGATAACCGCGACCATACGACTTCGCTGTATTATCGCCCTAGCAGTCGCCTTTTAGTAACCTTTAGGAATGAGAACCTTTTCTATGACAGAGAGACACCCTTAGACGAAAGTGATCCACAAGTCAAATCTGCCGATATTTATCTTTGTGACAACTGTGACAGTCATTTTGATAACTTAGAAGTATTAACAGCACATGAAAGGCTATGTAACAATGAGAATATACCATCAAGTACATGTAGTGGAGGTTTACCTGAATTTCTTTCAGCATTGAAGCTACTGCCAGTTGGTGAAAAGTTTGAGGATAGAAGTTCAAAGGGTATTGAAGGTGATTCTCGTCCCAAAAATGCAAGAACTGCAGCCAATATTGATAGAGGTCCTCCATATCCTTTTTCATCTCTGGCTTACATGAAAAATGCTAAGATAAATGCTCAGAGGGACACCAGCTATTCCAGAGACAGGATAGAACGATATTGCTGTACCTCAACACCAATTAGTAAAAATGTAGTTAGTAAAAGCAAAAATCAACAGTTCCCCATCAGATACAGGAGGCCTATTGATTATTGGCAACGAAGGCATGTGTTCCCTAATcagagaaacaaaaaaatactcgaTCTCAATAGCCAGTTATTGCTTTTACAATGCAGACCTCTGACAGTGGATGTCTACAGAATGTCAATGGAGAAGATTCAGGAATATATTGAAAACTTGCAAAGGGAGTCTGAGATGAAATGTAATGGAGACAAGGACATAGTGTTTGTGGACGGGCTTGACACGGACCAAGCTATCGACATAGAAATGAAGAGTTGTGATCCTCTCAAAAGAGTAGATAACGATTGTGAAGTGATTGATCTGTGCTCAGATGATGAAAGCCCCATTGTTAATGAGAATTGTGATCCAAGGGCTGGAGTGACTTGTGTGATGAGGGGTGGGGCAGTATTACGTAGGACAGCGGCAACACCACAAGCCCTTCCAGCAGAGCCTTGTGGTGCTCGCCAGCGTCCTCTCTCCTCCCTTATATTGCAACCTCACCCTGTTATATTAATAGCTCATACTCTGAACAATTTACAAACTATAGCATTagattaa